The following proteins come from a genomic window of Coffea arabica cultivar ET-39 chromosome 11c, Coffea Arabica ET-39 HiFi, whole genome shotgun sequence:
- the LOC113717378 gene encoding flotillin-like protein 3 gives MYHVAKASEFLVVTGICINDIKITKKAIIWPFQKCRIIDVTPVNYTFEVNAMSAEKLAFLLPAVFTIGPRVDDHECLVKYAKLLSHHKRDSHDVMELVKGVIEGETRVLAASMTMEEIFRGTKEFKKEVFEKVQLELDQFGLLIYNANIQQLVDVPGHEYFSYLGQKTQMEAANQAKVDVAEAKMKGEIGAKERQGLTLQNAAKIDAETKIIATQREGEGKKQEIMVKSQVQIFENEKAADVAEANAELATKKAGWAQQAKIAEVEAEKAVAIREAELQKEVERKNALAKTEQLRAQLLSKASVDYEIKAQEANSELYKKQKAAEAAFYEKQKAAEGQRVAAEAQLYSKQAAADAELYAKRKEAEGMVALAEAQGVYINTLLTSLGGNYHAFRDYLMINGGMFKDIAKINAEAIKGLQPKISVWANGGEGMDGAAAGNSAMKEIASVYRALPPLLETVNEQTGMLPPAWVGSLSSSRSSQPAN, from the exons ATGTATCACGTTGCAAAAGCATCTGAATTTCTGGTCGTTACTGGGATCTGTATCAATGACATAAAGATCACAAAGAAGGCAATTATCTGGCCATTTCAAAAATGTAGAATCATTGACGTGACTCCTGTCAACTACACTTTTGAAGTTAATGCAATGAGCGCCGAGAAGCTGGCCTTCCTCCTCCCTGCTGTTTTCACTATTGGTCCACGAGTTGATGACCATGAGTGTCTTGTGAAATATGCCAAGCTTCTGTCTCATCATAAGCGTGATTCACATGATGTCATGGAGCTTGTCAAAGGTGTCATTGAGGGAGAAACTCGTGTTCTTGCTGCTTCAATGACAATGGAAGAAATCTTCCGAGGCACCAAAGAATTCAAAAAGGAGGTATTTGAGAAGGTTCAGCTGGAGCTTGATCAGTTTGGACTCTTGATTTATAATGCTAACATTCAGCAACTAGTTGATGTTCCCGGACACGAGTATTTCTCATACTTGGGTCAGAAAACCCAAATGGAGGCAGCAAATCAGGCAAAGGTTGATGTTGCTGAGGCAAAGATGAAGGGTGAGATAGGAgctaaggaaaggcaaggactGACGCTTCAAAATGCTGCTAAGATTGATGCCGAGACAAAGATTATAGCCACACAAAGGGAAGGTGAGGGGAAGAAGCAGGAGATCATGGTAAAATCCCAAGTACAGATTTTTGAGAATGAAAAGGCAGCGGATGTTGCTGAAGCCAATGCTGAGTTGGCTACGAAGAAGGCTGGATGGGCTCAGCAAGCAAAGATAGCAGAGGTGGAAGCTGAAAAAGCTGTGGCCATACGTGAGGCTGAGTTGCAAAAGGAAGTTGAGAGGAAAAATGCATTGGCTAAGACTGAGCAGCTGAGGGCCCAATTGCTTAGCAAAGCTAGCGTTGACTATGAGATTAAG GCTCAAGAGGCAAATTCAGAGCTCTACAAGAAGCAAAAGGCCGCAGAGGCAGCTTTCTATGAGAAACAAAAAGCTGCGGAGGGTCAGAGAGTTGCAGCAGAAGCTCAACTATATTCAAAACAAGCAGCTGCGGATGCAGAACTTTATGCAAAGAGAAAGGAAGCTGAAGGGATGGTGGCTCTTGCAGAAGCACAAGGAGTTTACATCAACACCTTGCTGACATCATTAGGTGGAAACTACCACGCATTCAGAGATTATTTGATGATTAATGGTGGAATGTTCAAGGACATTGCCAAAATTAATGCTGAAGCCATTAAAGGACTGCAACCAAAGATAAGTGTCTGGGCAAATGGTGGAGAGGGTATGGATGGAGCAGCAGCTGGAAATTCAGCCATGAAAGAGATAGCATCAGTTTACCGTGCATTGCCTCCCCTGCTTGAGACAGTGAATGAGCAAACTGGTATGCTGCCTCCAGCTTGGGTGGGTAGTCTCTCCAGTTCTAGATCTAGCCAGCCAGCAAATTAG